One Falsihalocynthiibacter arcticus DNA segment encodes these proteins:
- a CDS encoding LacI family DNA-binding transcriptional regulator, with the protein MSKVTLRIIAEKTGLSKYAVSRALSGKGGVSEATRARIVEVAETLGYSRPSRSQGSTAKTIGAVFDFEDYANGEMNIQIQNGLQSEAARLGYSIRAHWTADDGDLKQFIEGCAALFSVNVQNKPALAQIMKSGKPLVRSGWAEPLEQVDLVGGTDREAGAAIGTYLYNLGHREIIFVHGDIDLRGRRERLLGLQDIVASKPDMTCHDITWDRNSTFSQGLDRVLAEGHRPTAFFCGHDGLAITAYSDILSRGWRIPYDVSVIGFGDFSPALQVSPALTTVKIEAQEFGRAAVRRLDASLRNPTQKLTPMRLLIPNKLILRDSTAPPRDDFLAKSLRN; encoded by the coding sequence ATGAGTAAAGTTACCCTTCGAATCATCGCCGAGAAAACTGGCTTGTCTAAGTATGCGGTCTCTCGTGCCCTATCCGGCAAAGGCGGTGTAAGCGAAGCTACGCGCGCCCGTATTGTCGAGGTTGCCGAAACACTTGGTTACAGTCGCCCAAGCCGCAGTCAAGGCAGCACCGCAAAAACCATAGGCGCGGTCTTTGATTTTGAAGATTACGCAAATGGAGAGATGAATATACAAATCCAAAATGGTCTACAAAGCGAAGCGGCGCGTCTTGGCTACTCAATCCGCGCGCATTGGACAGCTGACGATGGCGATCTAAAACAGTTTATCGAAGGCTGCGCCGCCTTATTCTCGGTAAACGTGCAAAACAAACCTGCTCTCGCGCAAATAATGAAAAGCGGAAAACCTTTGGTGCGCTCGGGCTGGGCAGAGCCATTGGAGCAAGTTGACCTCGTTGGCGGCACGGACCGCGAAGCTGGGGCTGCTATCGGAACCTATCTTTATAATTTAGGCCACCGCGAAATCATCTTTGTCCACGGCGATATCGATCTGCGAGGGCGACGCGAACGCCTGCTTGGGCTTCAGGACATTGTTGCGTCAAAACCTGACATGACCTGTCACGACATCACTTGGGATAGGAATTCAACATTCTCGCAGGGCCTTGACCGTGTCTTGGCCGAAGGGCATCGTCCAACAGCGTTCTTCTGCGGCCACGACGGCTTGGCGATTACAGCTTATTCCGACATCTTATCCCGCGGTTGGCGCATTCCGTACGATGTCTCCGTCATTGGGTTTGGCGATTTCAGCCCCGCCTTGCAGGTTAGTCCCGCCTTAACGACCGTCAAAATTGAAGCACAGGAATTCGGCCGTGCCGCCGTCCGCCGCCTAGACGCCAGCCTGCGGAATCCTACACAAAAGCTCACGCCGATGCGCCTGCTCATTCCCAACAA